CAGACAGGGTAGGGTttcgaattagggttagggtttttcatTAGGGTTTCAAGGTGATCTGTTTTGTCACCCTTCCCACCACAATGAAAAACCTTTGGCTCCGCCCCTATTTTGACTCATAATGGTCAGCTACATTCCTCTCCGACTGCAACACGGGTTGAACATTAGCTATTTACGATGGCCCGGTTTTGTTGGAACGTACCATCGTCTAACCTTATGGGGGTGTTTCCAGGTCCGATGGGATTAAAAACTGAGGTATTTGCGGTAGTGTTTCAGGAATCTGGACATTTCAGAGCCATCGTAAAAGTCGTCTTTGCATCAACAGCACAGACAACAGGAGGCACTTGAATGCAAATTCATAGTGGATTGTAAAAGTGTTGAAATAGGCCAACAAGAGGAAAATAGTGAAACAATGCTTAATTAAAACTTTTACAATTTGTTTTAGAAACATTTTCAGCAGCTACACGTGGCCACCGAGTGGAAATAAAGCAGCTTTATAAACAAAGAATCGACACTTGGTGATTTAAACACATATAaggcaaaaattaaaaatgatgacGGGACATTTTGGAGTGACTCCACACATTTGATGTGtctaaacaaaaacataacaaGTTAACACTTAGGCTTCTGTCAACGGAAGCTCCTTTTGTGTTCCGGAATATGGAAACACGTTTTTGTGGAATTAAAATGTGGCACCCACGCAGTTTATATTATATAGGATATACTAATATGCAAACATGTATAGTATATAAAGTCATACATATTTTTAATATGTGACATCATAGTGGTTATGGGGACAAAAAGGCCGTTGCGTAATTGTTGCGtttgagaacaaaacaaaaatgaggtGCCGGTCTGGAATGACCTCCCTTTAAATGTCTGTCCAATTTTAAAACtcatttgaagattttttttttaatattaatacTGTGAATTTTTTGTGGTTTAACTGTCTCTAAAAAGCACGTTGTTACAGCTTCCGCTGATGTCAGGTCACGAGACGCAACCTTTGTTTTGTTCTTGGTACGCCACGAAAATGCaacgtcaggaaaaaaaaaagctttgttttggttttgagGCTGCACCGTTGTGATCACAGTGTGACGAACGTCATCTCGGTCATCGTGAACTCTCGTTGAGCGGGTTGCTATTTGGGCTTCTGCTCAAATCTTTGCATTCAAATTCATGACGTCACCTCTTTTCAGTCATCTTCCGTCACCTCCGTCTTGATGTCATCCACCAACGTTAAGCCGGCCCCGTCCACTCCGTCTATCGTCGTCTTCTCCAGACTCTGCTCGTCCTGGAGGCCAGTCAGGGAGCAGCCCGTCGGCCCGGACGTGGCCCCTCGGCCCAGGGCGGCCACCCAGCTGGGCATCAACGTGGGAACCTGCCGCGGGAAAGGACACGCTGGAGTTCTTCTGTGCTTCACGAGAAGCCAGTCAGAAGATTTTGATATTCTTGTAAACCTGCTCATCGTTGCCGTCCGCTTCGTCACCGTTGGACTGACCTCCAGGACTTTGCACGTCGATGCTgtggttctccaagatggctgcTTCTTCGAGAACACACACATTCCTCACATCTTATGAACATTTGAATAAAACCGAAAATACACATAGCGGGTCACAGAGGAAGACGTTACCGATGTTGGCACGTCTCTTCATGTCCTTGCGACGATTGGCAAACCAGTTGTACACTTTCAGGGACGTCACCTTCTCAAAGTCCAGAAGCTTTTTTCCTAAAACACACGCTTGTTTTTCTGGATGCCAAGGAGCAGGCGGGGATCGAGTCAAGATCTGAACCCACCTGGTTTCTGAATGACGGCGTTGCAAGCCATGGAGATCTCCTCCCTCCTTGCCTCGTCGGGATACTGATTGTCACTGAAGTAGCTGCATGTGTATGTATGCACACACAATGAATAATGGAGTCATGTCACTTGGCCATGCAGCAATCTGTAACGTTACCTTTCCATGAGGGCCAGACACTCTTTCCTCCAGGTGAATCTGTTCCCCCGGCGTAGGCGAAAGCCCCCTGGAGCAGGGGCGAATGTGGGCGGGGCCTGGTGCCAGTCCATCACCACGTCCTCCAGAGTCAGTGGGGCGCTATGCATGGCGAGTGTGGCGCCTGATGTGCCAGACACATATTGTCATTTttgtttccccccaaaaaatacaaacaaaaaatacatgtaAACACAATGTTGCTGACCAGGGTTGCTCTTCTCCAGCTGATACCATCTGAAGAAGGCTCGTTTCTTCtgttcgctgaggtcagaccctTGCTGCAGTAACCAGTGGGAGATGCGACTCTGACTAATTCCTGCAAGAGGACCAGGACAGGTGAGCTTTCACTTAAGGGAAGAAGGGGGGTTTAGGCGACACGCACCTGTCACCTGTGCAACCACGGCCTGGGAGATACGCCTGCTGGCCAGGAAGGATTTGATCTCCTCCTTCATGACACTGCTGTTTCTCCTACAAGCGGAAGCATGcaggttttgtttttctctttcaaTTTGAGAATCACTATTCCGGGTCAGGTCAGGTCCCTGACTCGGTAGCTAGGGTTCATTGTAAAACCCATTCCACACGGCTCCTACCTCATCAAGTCTTCCACTTTCTCATCGACATCTGCGTCGTCGTCGCCCGCCTCAAACCCGaagcccaccgagccgccgcccaCAAGAGGAAACCTGGTCAGCGGCGACATCTTCCCGTTGGTCTGAGCTACCGTTGCCATGGCTACGGGCAAGGTTACATCAAAGCTACTTGGCGATAGACGGCCGTTGGAGAAGACCGTCTGAGTGGCGGCACTGGAAGACGAAGGCGGGGCGTCGGAAGACAGCTGGTGTTTTGAGGCCCGTCTGTGAGGGCGGTCCAGGTGGTCTAAGGTGTCCAGAGCATGGAGTAGCTCGGCCTGGCTGATGCCCGTCCTCCTGAGCCTCTGGAGGAGGTCGATCTGCTCAATAGTAAAGCGAGGCTCCTCACAATGCTGGAACATCCTGGAAGAAAGGAGAGAAATACATTTCTGATACTCCTCAACACTTACCAACTTAAAAAGGTACCGATACcagacaatgaaaaaaaatctgacatcgAGAAAGTCCTCCTCAGCAGTGGTTAGCGTTATACTATAACAATTTGACACATTGGCAAATTGCAAtcattattaatatttattattcGACAAAAACAAAATCGGACTAAGTAATAAGATGCCATGCTGAAGAACAGCGCTGTTTTAACTTTTCCTTCTCACACGAAAGTCCATTGAAAAAACACCTGATTTTCTACTACTTAGAACACTGTGCGACTGAGACACTTTGTCTTCATTGCTTTTGTACATGACGAAGATGAGCAGCGGTGCGTCTAAATCACTGCTGCGAGGTGGAATGCAAAGATGCCGAATAAGAGGTAAACTCTTAATTAACCGAGAGAGACGAAAGTTTATTAGTTTGGGAGCCTGTATGTCAACATCTGGGCAAAAGGTAGCAGAACTACGGGGTGATTAAAGGGGGCTTGGCCGCCAGCACTTCGCCGAGAGACGGAAATCAAGCGGGCTAATGTTATGACAGCGTTATAAACACTGCAGCGGCTCGAAACTTACCTTCCTTATTCCAGTCGACAGTACTccgcaaatgtttttgttg
This genomic window from Syngnathus scovelli strain Florida chromosome 4, RoL_Ssco_1.2, whole genome shotgun sequence contains:
- the LOC125966710 gene encoding homeobox-containing protein 1 isoform X3, producing MFQHCEEPRFTIEQIDLLQRLRRTGISQAELLHALDTLDHLDRPHRRASKHQLSSDAPPSSSSAATQTVFSNGRLSPSSFDVTLPVAMATVAQTNGKMSPLTRFPLVGGGSVGFGFEAGDDDADVDEKVEDLMRRNSSVMKEEIKSFLASRRISQAVVAQVTGISQSRISHWLLQQGSDLSEQKKRAFFRWYQLEKSNPGATLAMHSAPLTLEDVVMDWHQAPPTFAPAPGGFRLRRGNRFTWRKECLALMESYFSDNQYPDEARREEISMACNAVIQKPGKKLLDFEKVTSLKVYNWFANRRKDMKRRANIAILENHSIDVQSPGGQSNGDEADGNDEQVPTLMPSWVAALGRGATSGPTGCSLTGLQDEQSLEKTTIDGVDGAGLTLVDDIKTEVTEDD
- the LOC125966710 gene encoding homeobox-containing protein 1 isoform X2, giving the protein MFQHCEEPRFTIEQIDLLQRLRRTGISQAELLHALDTLDHLDRPHRRASKHQLSSDAPPSSSSAATQTVFSNGRLSPSSFDVTLPVAMATVAQTNGKMSPLTRFPLVGGGSVGFGFEAGDDDADVDEKVEDLMRRNSSVMKEEIKSFLASRRISQAVVAQVTGISQSRISHWLLQQGSDLSEQKKRAFFRWYQLEKSNPGATLAMHSAPLTLEDVVMDWHQAPPTFAPAPGGFRLRRGNRFTWRKECLALMESYFSDNQYPDEARREEISMACNAVIQKPGKKLLDFEKVTSLKVYNWFANRRKDMKRRANIAAILENHSIDVQSPGGQSNGDEADGNDEQVPTLMPSWVAALGRGATSGPTGCSLTGLQDEQSLEKTTIDGVDGAGLTLVDDIKTEVTEDD
- the LOC125966710 gene encoding homeobox-containing protein 1 isoform X1, whose translation is MFQHCEEPRFTIEQIDLLQRLRRTGISQAELLHALDTLDHLDRPHRRASKHQLSSDAPPSSSSAATQTVFSNGRLSPSSFDVTLPVAMATVAQTNGKMSPLTRFPLVGGGSVGFGFEAGDDDADVDEKVEDLMRRNSSVMKEEIKSFLASRRISQAVVAQVTGISQSRISHWLLQQGSDLSEQKKRAFFRWYQLEKSNPGATLAMHSAPLTLEDVVMDWHQAPPTFAPAPGGFRLRRGNRFTWRKECLALMESYFSDNQYPDEARREEISMACNAVIQKPGKKLLDFEKVTSLKVYNWFANRRKDMKRRANIEAAILENHSIDVQSPGGQSNGDEADGNDEQVPTLMPSWVAALGRGATSGPTGCSLTGLQDEQSLEKTTIDGVDGAGLTLVDDIKTEVTEDD